A genomic region of Rhodococcus qingshengii JCM 15477 contains the following coding sequences:
- a CDS encoding tripartite tricarboxylate transporter substrate binding protein has translation MKRLLAIVALAALPLVSAAQAYPAKPIRIVVPFPPGGPTDVLGRVVGDGIGEALRQTVLVENKSGAAGNIGVDQVAKAAADGYTLGVIPAGNVAVNPTLFANLPYKQSDLAPVTMLATVENVLVVNAEAVPARNLKELLALAKQKPAALSYASPGAGSQAHLAGELLELSAGVHMLHVPYRGIAPAVNDLVGGQVSMMFAPFQTALPHIRSGKLRAIGVASLKRSHVMPELPTIAEQGVPKFEAVSWYALMAPAGTPADIVEKLSAEGTRVLARRDIREKLAAQGMEAAGGSAQQLASTVQAESQRWAEVIRKQNIKPE, from the coding sequence ATGAAGCGACTGTTGGCCATCGTTGCGCTTGCCGCGTTGCCGCTCGTGAGCGCGGCGCAGGCTTATCCGGCCAAGCCGATCCGCATCGTCGTGCCGTTTCCGCCGGGCGGGCCCACCGACGTGCTCGGGCGCGTCGTCGGCGACGGCATCGGCGAGGCGCTGCGCCAGACCGTGCTGGTCGAGAACAAGTCGGGCGCGGCGGGCAACATCGGCGTCGACCAGGTCGCGAAGGCCGCCGCCGACGGCTACACGCTCGGCGTGATTCCAGCCGGCAACGTGGCGGTCAACCCGACCCTGTTCGCGAACCTGCCGTACAAGCAGTCCGACCTCGCGCCGGTGACGATGCTGGCGACGGTGGAGAACGTGCTCGTCGTCAATGCCGAGGCGGTGCCGGCGCGCAACCTGAAAGAGCTGCTCGCGCTGGCGAAGCAGAAGCCGGCGGCGCTCAGCTACGCGTCGCCGGGCGCCGGCAGTCAGGCGCATCTCGCCGGCGAGCTGCTCGAGCTGAGCGCGGGCGTGCACATGCTGCACGTGCCCTATCGCGGCATCGCGCCGGCGGTCAACGACCTGGTCGGCGGTCAGGTGTCGATGATGTTCGCGCCGTTCCAGACCGCGCTGCCGCACATCAGGAGTGGCAAGCTGCGCGCGATCGGCGTCGCCAGCCTGAAGCGCTCGCACGTCATGCCCGAGCTGCCGACGATCGCCGAGCAGGGCGTGCCGAAGTTCGAGGCGGTGTCGTGGTATGCGCTGATGGCGCCGGCCGGCACGCCGGCCGACATCGTCGAGAAGCTGAGCGCCGAAGGCACGCGCGTGCTGGCGCGCCGCGACATCCGCGAGAAGCTCGCGGCGCAGGGCATGGAGGCCGCCGGAGGCAGCGCGCAGCAGCTCGCCTCGACAGTGCAGGCCGAAAGCCAGCGCTGGGCCGAGGTGATCCGCAAGCAGAACATCAAGCCGGAATGA
- a CDS encoding phosphate/phosphite/phosphonate ABC transporter substrate-binding protein → MPIVNARMYSVTPSCKADWKRVLGWALDRAGLDWPLVDHDAPAPLAALWARDDLGAVMMCGLPFAQRSPRPTLVAAPKPSPARYGGAAAYCTDIVVAADAPYRTLEDTFGGVVGYTLADSMSGGVALRRHLARYRTPQRPRLYRASVGNLIHARGVIEALAARRIDVGPLDGYSHDLLRRNDPRFAAEVRTVAVTELRPIPPVVATAPITPDELARLRAALLETRHAQALNEPMQRLLLDGFVVPDPTDYDVLAALARADTTPFEEL, encoded by the coding sequence GTGCCGATCGTCAACGCCCGCATGTATTCGGTTACGCCGTCGTGCAAGGCCGACTGGAAGCGCGTGCTCGGCTGGGCGCTCGATCGCGCCGGGCTCGACTGGCCGCTGGTCGACCACGACGCGCCGGCGCCGCTGGCGGCGCTGTGGGCGCGCGACGACCTGGGCGCGGTGATGATGTGCGGGCTGCCGTTCGCGCAGCGCAGCCCGCGGCCGACGCTGGTCGCCGCGCCGAAGCCGTCGCCGGCGCGCTACGGCGGCGCGGCGGCGTACTGCACCGACATCGTCGTCGCCGCCGATGCGCCGTACCGCACGCTCGAAGACACCTTCGGCGGCGTCGTCGGCTACACGCTCGCCGATTCGATGTCGGGCGGCGTCGCGCTGCGTCGGCATCTGGCACGCTACCGCACGCCGCAGCGGCCGCGCCTGTATCGCGCGAGCGTCGGCAACCTGATCCATGCGCGCGGCGTCATCGAGGCGCTGGCCGCGCGCCGCATCGACGTCGGCCCGCTCGACGGCTACAGCCACGACCTGCTGCGCCGCAACGATCCGCGCTTCGCTGCGGAGGTGCGCACGGTTGCCGTCACCGAGCTGCGGCCGATACCGCCGGTGGTCGCCACCGCGCCGATCACGCCCGACGAGCTGGCGCGGCTGCGCGCGGCGCTGCTCGAAACGCGCCATGCGCAGGCGCTCAACGAGCCGATGCAGCGCCTGCTGCTCGACGGCTTCGTCGTCCCCGACCCGACCGACTACGACGTGCTCGCCGCGCTCGCGCGCGCGGACACGACCCCTTTCGAGGAGCTCTGA
- a CDS encoding Mu transposase domain-containing protein: protein MLAEERTRLHPVPTQPHTVAFGTTRVVPGNTPMVMFESGQYSVPHTLLGATVWVRAQGLGDGEEVVIVHVGEDGPAEVARHARATPGTPRINDEHFPPQPEGPLNRQPRAKNPAEAEFLDLGEGARLWLVEAAAAGTPRMRVKMAEALSLAKLFDPVEVDWALGHAAVHGRFAEADLSSILDHHARQPAVGEHRAGEERSLTQGTAGWARLGQHDSQHDSREGNEVTR, encoded by the coding sequence ATGTTGGCCGAAGAGCGGACACGGCTACACCCGGTCCCGACACAGCCGCACACAGTCGCGTTCGGCACCACCCGGGTAGTGCCGGGCAACACGCCGATGGTGATGTTCGAGTCCGGCCAGTACTCGGTGCCACACACCCTGCTCGGCGCCACGGTGTGGGTTCGTGCCCAAGGACTCGGCGACGGCGAGGAGGTCGTCATCGTTCACGTCGGCGAGGACGGACCCGCCGAGGTCGCCCGCCACGCGCGCGCGACGCCGGGCACGCCGAGGATCAACGACGAGCACTTCCCACCGCAGCCGGAAGGTCCGTTGAACCGGCAGCCGCGAGCGAAGAACCCAGCGGAAGCCGAGTTCCTCGACCTGGGCGAGGGCGCCCGCCTGTGGCTGGTCGAGGCCGCTGCGGCGGGCACGCCGCGGATGAGGGTCAAGATGGCCGAAGCCCTCAGCCTGGCCAAGCTGTTCGACCCCGTCGAGGTCGACTGGGCACTCGGCCACGCCGCCGTCCACGGCCGGTTCGCCGAGGCCGATCTGTCCTCGATCCTCGACCACCACGCCCGGCAACCCGCTGTTGGCGAGCACCGTGCCGGCGAAGAACGGTCGCTGACCCAGGGCACCGCCGGATGGGCACGTCTCGGCCAGCACGACAGCCAGCACGACAGCCGCGAGGGGAACGAGGTGACCCGATGA
- the istB gene encoding IS21-like element helper ATPase IstB: MTTKTTTPSMASAPPLPAELEDLLRRLRLPHIRRHAPEVVATAKAQRWEPAEVLKALFAEEVAGRERSALATRRAAAGFPTGKTFDAWQPEASSIPAPTQQALRTLEWVHRRENLVVCGPSGTGKTFLLEALGHQAVEAGLKVAWFTLEDLGVLLRRHRADDTVSKAIARVLRADLVVVDDIGLLPVAQDAAEGLYRLVDAAYEKRSVAISSNLHPSGFDELMPKTLATATVDRLLHHAHVCQTSGDSVRLTQALAGRGVSPLS; this comes from the coding sequence ATGACGACCAAGACCACCACACCATCGATGGCGTCCGCGCCGCCGTTGCCGGCCGAGTTGGAGGACCTCTTGCGGCGGCTTCGGCTGCCCCACATCCGTCGCCACGCACCGGAGGTCGTCGCGACCGCGAAGGCCCAACGCTGGGAGCCCGCCGAGGTGCTCAAGGCTCTGTTCGCCGAGGAGGTCGCCGGAAGGGAACGCTCCGCACTGGCCACCCGCAGGGCGGCTGCGGGGTTCCCGACCGGGAAGACGTTCGATGCGTGGCAGCCCGAGGCATCCTCGATCCCGGCACCGACCCAGCAGGCACTCCGCACCCTGGAATGGGTCCACCGTCGGGAAAACCTCGTCGTGTGCGGGCCGTCGGGGACCGGGAAGACGTTCCTACTGGAGGCACTCGGTCACCAAGCCGTCGAGGCCGGGTTGAAGGTCGCCTGGTTCACCCTGGAAGACCTCGGGGTCCTGCTGCGCCGCCATCGTGCCGACGACACGGTGTCCAAGGCCATCGCCCGTGTGCTGCGCGCCGATCTCGTTGTCGTCGACGACATCGGCCTGTTGCCGGTCGCCCAGGATGCCGCCGAGGGGCTCTACCGGCTCGTCGACGCCGCCTACGAGAAGCGGTCGGTCGCGATCAGCTCGAACCTGCACCCGTCCGGGTTCGACGAGCTGATGCCCAAGACGCTGGCGACCGCCACCGTCGACCGGCTACTGCACCACGCCCACGTGTGCCAGACCAGCGGAGACTCCGTGCGACTTACCCAGGCACTCGCCGGCCGAGGGGTGAGTCCCTTGAGCTGA
- a CDS encoding cutinase family protein: MSYTRGQTVSRARPLAPRTVGHAALAALAAVALTFGLISTPTAQADETTSSVLFVVDTSGSMAGSPLAQAKDALRAGIGALSSGQAAGLRSFAGDCGNGGQLLVPVATDNRDQLNNATNQLTAGGTTPTPDALRAAAGDLPSTGDRTIILISDGQSTCGDPCVVATELKNQLGIDFRVHAVGFNAPDVAESELSCIANVTGGRYFTATNTTELSDAISAAVATGSGEIRSDIDCDSPTFIGVRGSGESPQSPDLSYFRTHARTNKPYTEEGAVNLGMGERLAPMFGFLQRQQSVDYDFNIMSVSYPAINVETANIGYYTNDYRESVDIGASNLGRIISALHTKCSDSARIVLAGYSQGANVVNRYLAQKQAVTAPELALVKSVVYFGDPNLRPGRAGERHEGTSYKALGVVAAGVTNGDADISDYLSSHPNVVSSFCLSGDIICNPPVDVVFGKGIHGSYGSPDTKITCPVNGEKNVVLYQCGAFRVMRDLGYALPSVERTPTLLQRGQEILFSVGGWIANQPSLALFASTPQVVGDFTTDENGNATALVRVPDDADLGDHHLIVQQPGGRSVSVPVTVVDSSSMSTPVFSFGPEDGFEDGLGSGSGSAAILFGS; this comes from the coding sequence ATGTCATATACACGAGGTCAGACGGTTTCGCGTGCAAGACCGCTCGCGCCGAGAACTGTCGGCCATGCGGCGTTGGCCGCGCTCGCGGCGGTCGCTCTGACATTCGGCTTGATTTCGACACCGACTGCCCAGGCAGACGAGACCACGTCGAGCGTGCTGTTCGTCGTCGACACGTCGGGGTCGATGGCGGGATCACCGTTGGCGCAAGCGAAGGATGCACTCCGTGCCGGGATTGGAGCACTCTCCTCGGGACAAGCTGCCGGTCTGCGTTCCTTTGCGGGCGACTGCGGTAACGGTGGACAGTTGCTGGTTCCAGTGGCAACCGACAATCGCGACCAACTCAACAACGCCACTAATCAACTCACAGCAGGAGGCACCACCCCCACGCCAGATGCTCTGCGCGCAGCGGCCGGGGATCTCCCGTCCACAGGCGATCGCACCATCATCCTGATCAGCGACGGCCAGAGCACCTGTGGAGATCCCTGCGTGGTCGCAACTGAACTCAAAAATCAGCTCGGCATCGACTTCCGCGTCCACGCAGTCGGTTTCAACGCTCCGGATGTAGCGGAAAGTGAGCTCAGCTGCATCGCAAATGTTACTGGAGGGCGATACTTCACAGCGACGAACACCACGGAACTCAGCGACGCTATATCAGCTGCCGTCGCCACCGGATCAGGAGAGATACGCAGCGACATCGATTGCGATTCACCTACTTTCATCGGAGTTCGAGGCTCTGGCGAATCACCACAAAGCCCTGATCTTTCCTACTTCCGGACGCACGCGCGCACGAACAAGCCGTACACGGAAGAGGGGGCAGTCAACCTCGGTATGGGTGAGCGCCTCGCGCCGATGTTCGGCTTCCTGCAACGTCAACAGTCCGTCGACTACGACTTCAACATCATGTCGGTGTCGTACCCCGCCATCAATGTGGAAACGGCCAACATCGGCTACTACACGAACGACTACCGGGAGTCCGTCGACATCGGTGCATCGAATTTGGGACGAATCATCTCAGCACTGCATACGAAATGCAGCGACAGTGCACGCATCGTCCTCGCCGGGTACTCACAGGGAGCAAATGTCGTCAATCGATACCTAGCGCAGAAGCAGGCTGTTACGGCACCGGAACTCGCACTCGTCAAATCTGTCGTGTACTTCGGTGATCCCAACCTCCGCCCAGGCCGCGCCGGTGAGCGGCACGAGGGAACGTCGTACAAGGCTCTCGGGGTCGTCGCGGCGGGTGTTACCAACGGTGACGCCGACATCAGCGATTATCTCTCGTCTCACCCGAACGTGGTCAGTTCGTTCTGTCTGAGTGGAGACATCATTTGCAATCCTCCCGTGGATGTCGTGTTCGGGAAAGGAATCCACGGATCGTACGGCTCCCCAGATACGAAGATCACCTGCCCGGTCAACGGGGAAAAGAATGTGGTGCTCTACCAGTGCGGCGCCTTCCGCGTAATGCGGGATCTTGGTTACGCCCTCCCCTCAGTCGAGCGCACTCCGACGCTGCTGCAACGAGGGCAGGAGATTTTGTTCTCAGTGGGAGGCTGGATCGCAAATCAGCCCAGCTTGGCGCTCTTCGCCTCGACACCTCAGGTGGTTGGCGATTTCACGACCGATGAGAACGGAAATGCGACAGCGCTGGTACGTGTTCCGGATGATGCTGACTTAGGCGATCATCACCTGATCGTCCAACAACCAGGTGGGCGTTCTGTATCGGTACCAGTCACAGTGGTCGACTCGTCCTCGATGTCGACTCCTGTGTTTTCATTTGGTCCGGAGGATGGGTTTGAGGATGGCCTCGGGTCCGGAAGCGGAAGCGCGGCCATCTTGTTCGGGAGTTGA
- a CDS encoding response regulator transcription factor, with translation MTAPHLTEITVALIDDHDVVHEGLASWCAGATPPIEVAGRYLRPTEFLRDRADGQGAPIDAVVLDLQFGDGSPLPALDMVSTLTDAGYRVIIYSMRSDAATILDCIDNGAVTYLTKSEGRQHLVPAIEAAVTDHPYVSPSMAGAMSADTRASRPSLSEREREVLIQWFRTESKTFAAKALYITASTVNTHLGRVRTKYAAAGRPASTKAALVARALQDGIISIDDL, from the coding sequence ATGACTGCACCTCACCTGACCGAGATCACCGTCGCGTTGATCGACGACCACGACGTGGTGCACGAAGGCCTCGCCTCCTGGTGCGCCGGCGCGACCCCACCGATCGAGGTCGCCGGACGATACCTACGGCCGACAGAGTTTCTGCGTGATCGAGCAGACGGGCAGGGCGCGCCGATCGATGCGGTGGTGCTCGATCTGCAGTTCGGGGACGGATCGCCGCTACCTGCCTTGGACATGGTGAGCACTCTCACCGACGCCGGATACCGGGTCATCATCTATTCGATGCGCAGTGACGCGGCGACGATCTTGGACTGCATCGACAACGGTGCGGTGACGTACCTGACGAAATCGGAAGGCCGCCAACATCTCGTTCCTGCGATCGAGGCTGCGGTGACCGATCATCCGTATGTGTCGCCGAGTATGGCCGGAGCGATGTCCGCCGATACTCGGGCGTCTCGTCCGTCGTTGTCGGAGAGGGAGAGGGAAGTGCTGATCCAGTGGTTTCGGACCGAATCGAAAACCTTCGCCGCCAAAGCCCTGTACATCACCGCATCCACCGTCAACACACATTTGGGGCGCGTACGCACCAAATACGCCGCGGCCGGCCGGCCGGCGTCGACGAAAGCAGCACTCGTCGCCCGCGCTTTGCAGGACGGAATCATCAGCATCGACGACCTCTAG
- a CDS encoding sensor histidine kinase has protein sequence MGSGSWESSAARSRFQAAWFGVLLRHSVNVLCGVVYLSFPPRTTVGVAVAVVLIGWGSFRLLTRSMTSSTAVWADYVLIVVVAVTIPSTTEGIDVVSSNSLPLAVSGSAVLSFAFSQRHWQAVLAAVGIALAFAVGLSGVVGVESPWTVFWPYFFLVQCGIGIFLRQLVERGARAADAAGMQLAETERDVAVAQARREYQREHWATVHDTAAATMLMIGHGVPLTQERVRRQAARDLQALRSAPALESGEQIDLRRILDDIAVELGLSVSVTGAELVRVSGTLAHAVAGAVREALTNVERHSGTRAASLVLRESGVDIVDAGTGFSAADAADTEGSASTMGHGRGIAESITGRMTRVGGSARVESAPGAGTRIVLDWDTESATAATESVAGDAARVWELSDPARRAFRLSRGYGLGLVGVAVILTTLIPVRLYGPELVTEPTQMVLIGVLFVVIVLGACTVTGMAVPRWVKAAGFAAVSVVTFVQPFTTDDAFGTGEHWAFGMTGWVLLPLLLTSPVRMIMAALVFLRVVTAAAAVIGGEMNAGTFELFGYSLASELAVQMIAGFFATDLRRTARLAAEESEAQSSLIAGQEIADRVQADYRSRYTALEETTVPLLRALAEGSITADSDGVRARAAVESARMRRLFLHADGQLQLHPLAREIQDLTALGERNGVSVVVEIPPDLSSVDGQVRSSLLAVPALAVAAAREHARIVVTETPELQVSVVADCDPTRVDDLEAVETTGIQVRVEYDEGLIWVQATAAPTSAYPPESKQPTASGHAPSLSDAAR, from the coding sequence GTGGGAAGCGGTAGTTGGGAGTCGTCTGCGGCGCGTTCACGTTTTCAGGCGGCGTGGTTCGGTGTCCTTCTTCGGCACAGTGTCAATGTGCTCTGTGGGGTGGTGTACCTGAGCTTTCCGCCGCGCACGACGGTGGGTGTGGCGGTCGCCGTGGTGTTGATCGGGTGGGGTTCCTTTCGTCTGCTGACACGGTCGATGACGTCATCGACCGCGGTATGGGCGGATTACGTGCTGATTGTGGTGGTGGCGGTGACGATTCCATCGACGACCGAAGGTATCGACGTAGTGTCGTCGAACTCGTTGCCGTTGGCGGTGTCCGGGAGTGCGGTGTTGAGTTTCGCGTTCTCGCAGCGGCATTGGCAGGCGGTGTTGGCTGCGGTCGGTATCGCGCTGGCGTTCGCGGTTGGGTTGTCGGGCGTGGTGGGTGTGGAGTCGCCGTGGACGGTGTTCTGGCCGTACTTCTTCCTCGTTCAGTGTGGGATCGGGATTTTCCTGCGGCAGTTGGTCGAACGTGGCGCACGAGCAGCGGATGCGGCGGGTATGCAGCTCGCGGAGACCGAACGAGATGTCGCGGTCGCGCAGGCGCGGCGCGAGTATCAGCGTGAACATTGGGCGACGGTGCACGATACGGCCGCGGCGACGATGTTGATGATCGGGCACGGTGTGCCGTTGACGCAGGAGCGGGTGCGTCGTCAAGCTGCTCGGGATCTGCAGGCACTTCGGTCGGCGCCGGCACTGGAGTCTGGCGAGCAGATAGATCTTCGCCGGATTCTCGACGACATCGCCGTGGAGTTAGGACTCTCAGTCTCCGTGACCGGGGCCGAGCTGGTGCGGGTGTCTGGGACTCTTGCTCATGCGGTAGCGGGTGCGGTCAGGGAGGCATTGACGAACGTCGAGCGGCATTCCGGCACCCGGGCAGCATCGCTGGTGTTGCGCGAGTCCGGGGTCGACATCGTCGATGCCGGCACCGGATTCAGCGCAGCAGATGCCGCCGATACCGAGGGTTCAGCGTCGACAATGGGTCACGGCCGCGGGATCGCCGAATCCATCACCGGGCGGATGACGCGGGTCGGCGGCTCAGCGCGAGTCGAATCCGCTCCGGGAGCTGGGACGAGAATTGTCCTGGACTGGGACACCGAGAGCGCCACGGCTGCAACGGAAAGCGTCGCAGGTGATGCCGCGCGGGTGTGGGAGCTCTCCGATCCTGCCCGCCGCGCGTTTCGGCTCAGCCGCGGGTACGGGCTGGGTCTGGTCGGGGTAGCTGTCATATTGACGACGTTGATCCCGGTGCGCTTGTACGGACCCGAGCTCGTCACCGAGCCCACACAAATGGTGTTGATCGGTGTTCTGTTCGTGGTCATCGTGTTGGGGGCGTGCACGGTCACGGGGATGGCGGTGCCGCGGTGGGTGAAGGCCGCGGGATTCGCCGCGGTGTCGGTGGTGACGTTCGTTCAGCCGTTCACCACCGACGATGCGTTCGGCACGGGGGAGCATTGGGCGTTCGGGATGACCGGATGGGTGTTGCTGCCGCTCCTGCTCACATCGCCGGTGCGAATGATCATGGCGGCGTTGGTGTTCTTACGAGTGGTCACCGCCGCGGCGGCGGTGATCGGCGGCGAGATGAACGCGGGAACGTTCGAGCTGTTCGGGTACAGCCTGGCCAGTGAATTGGCAGTACAGATGATCGCCGGGTTCTTCGCCACTGACCTGCGCCGCACCGCACGGTTAGCAGCGGAGGAATCCGAGGCACAGTCCTCGCTGATCGCCGGCCAGGAGATCGCGGACCGCGTGCAGGCCGATTATCGGAGCCGTTATACCGCGCTCGAAGAAACCACGGTGCCGCTGCTGCGGGCCCTCGCCGAGGGATCGATCACCGCCGATTCCGACGGAGTGCGCGCGCGGGCAGCGGTCGAGTCCGCTCGGATGCGCCGATTGTTCCTGCACGCGGACGGGCAACTGCAGCTTCACCCGCTGGCACGCGAGATTCAGGATCTGACCGCGCTGGGGGAGAGGAACGGGGTATCGGTGGTGGTGGAGATACCACCAGATCTGTCCTCGGTCGACGGGCAGGTTCGAAGCAGTCTTCTCGCGGTCCCGGCACTGGCGGTCGCTGCTGCCCGGGAGCATGCCCGGATCGTGGTCACCGAGACCCCGGAGCTTCAGGTCAGTGTCGTCGCCGACTGCGACCCCACCCGCGTCGACGATCTGGAAGCGGTCGAGACGACGGGGATTCAGGTACGGGTCGAATACGACGAGGGCCTGATCTGGGTGCAGGCCACCGCCGCACCTACCTCAGCGTACCCGCCCGAATCAAAGCAACCGACCGCATCAGGGCACGCGCCGTCACTGTCTGACGCTGCGCGGTGA
- a CDS encoding helix-turn-helix domain-containing protein produces MANTRDGLAAARARGRKGGRPPKLTDDQIALAQRLYDAGENTVAQIAAMLNVPRTTIYGHLSKKNTSAPSQLARPAAETPATAFASVRVPRTCPTCGYEPSTRAEAAHQRGDLAVAWLHPNADDPGSVVIRSHCHHCEPESPAFDVACQVCGDGPILAGDFAQAAQCGGDLPAPVAHWLLESGWTVEPSLLCPDHAREVAR; encoded by the coding sequence ATGGCGAACACTCGGGACGGCTTGGCCGCTGCGCGGGCACGCGGCCGAAAGGGCGGGCGTCCGCCGAAGCTCACCGACGATCAAATCGCACTCGCCCAGCGGCTGTACGACGCCGGAGAGAACACAGTCGCGCAGATCGCCGCGATGTTGAACGTGCCCAGGACGACGATCTACGGTCACCTCAGTAAGAAGAACACCTCGGCCCCGTCCCAGCTAGCTCGTCCCGCCGCCGAAACACCAGCGACTGCTTTTGCCTCAGTGCGAGTGCCGCGGACGTGCCCGACGTGCGGCTATGAGCCGAGTACGCGAGCGGAAGCTGCTCATCAACGCGGCGACCTGGCAGTTGCCTGGCTCCATCCGAATGCCGACGATCCGGGATCGGTTGTCATCCGATCGCACTGTCACCATTGCGAACCGGAGTCGCCGGCTTTCGACGTCGCGTGCCAGGTGTGTGGGGACGGGCCGATCCTCGCCGGCGATTTCGCGCAGGCCGCCCAATGCGGTGGCGATCTTCCCGCCCCCGTTGCACACTGGCTCCTCGAGAGCGGTTGGACCGTGGAGCCGTCTCTTCTGTGCCCGGACCATGCACGCGAGGTCGCCCGATGA
- a CDS encoding recombinase family protein, with amino-acid sequence MLLGYARVSTADQNPAHQIDALRRAGVTTENIHVDHVSGAKASRPQLDVVLALLDDGDILVITHLDRLSRSVLHLITLGADLRKRGVGLKVLEQGIDTATAEGRAMFEMLSVLAELQRELAVNNVREGVAAARTRGRKGGRPPKLTDDQVQLAQQLYDGGEHTVVQIADMLGVPRTTVYGHLNKAAAAKTTGTVSLATTPEPAAPESGSVSGTVPRPSRTRRTTRACPTCRHEPATRAEAAHQRDDLAVSWLRPDKDRRGELVAQHHCRQCEPDLPVFDVACALCGDGPILTGELATAARTVLPVPVQRWLADAGWCTSPTLLCPDHSLQSR; translated from the coding sequence ATGCTGCTCGGATATGCCCGGGTCTCGACCGCAGATCAGAACCCTGCCCACCAGATCGACGCGCTGCGCCGGGCGGGGGTTACCACTGAAAACATTCACGTCGATCACGTCAGCGGCGCGAAGGCCTCCCGCCCTCAGTTGGATGTGGTGCTCGCCCTGTTGGACGACGGCGACATCCTGGTCATCACGCACCTGGATCGGCTCAGTCGTTCGGTGCTGCACCTGATCACGCTCGGCGCCGACCTGCGCAAGCGCGGGGTAGGTTTGAAGGTTCTCGAGCAGGGCATCGACACCGCCACCGCCGAGGGCCGGGCGATGTTCGAAATGCTGTCGGTTTTGGCCGAACTCCAGCGTGAGCTCGCCGTGAACAATGTCCGGGAAGGTGTGGCGGCGGCCAGGACTCGCGGCCGCAAGGGCGGACGCCCACCGAAACTCACCGACGATCAGGTCCAGCTCGCGCAGCAACTCTACGACGGCGGTGAACACACCGTTGTCCAGATCGCCGACATGTTGGGCGTGCCTCGCACTACCGTCTACGGGCATCTGAACAAAGCCGCAGCAGCAAAAACTACTGGAACAGTCTCTCTCGCAACAACTCCCGAGCCCGCGGCTCCGGAGTCCGGTTCGGTATCCGGCACTGTCCCCCGGCCGAGCCGGACACGCAGGACAACCCGCGCCTGCCCCACTTGCAGGCACGAACCGGCCACCCGAGCCGAGGCGGCGCATCAGCGCGACGATCTCGCGGTGAGCTGGCTTCGTCCCGACAAAGACCGGCGTGGCGAGCTGGTAGCCCAACATCATTGTCGCCAGTGCGAACCCGACCTGCCGGTCTTCGACGTTGCCTGCGCCCTGTGCGGAGATGGCCCCATCCTCACCGGAGAGCTCGCCACCGCGGCAAGAACAGTGTTACCCGTACCGGTGCAACGGTGGCTCGCCGACGCCGGCTGGTGCACCTCGCCAACACTTCTGTGCCCCGACCATTCTCTCCAAAGCCGATAG
- a CDS encoding DUF6262 family protein produces the protein MTDTRTDRLLTARRQASRDKHAHALRALDQLVRSGTRITYARVAREAGVSTWLLYNQPELTTAIRDAMAQQSPPRHPPGPLTSGDSLRTDLELARHEIAALRTSERKLRERLQRTLGNEIEQIDHSQLAARIADLEALVANLRVDNAQLRETNTRLVELTDQQRDDLETANILLRRYMKEASRSHP, from the coding sequence ATGACTGACACCCGCACCGACAGGCTCCTCACGGCCCGCCGACAAGCCAGCCGCGACAAACACGCCCACGCCCTCCGCGCACTCGACCAGCTGGTGCGATCCGGTACCCGGATCACCTACGCGCGGGTCGCCCGCGAGGCCGGCGTGTCGACGTGGCTGCTCTACAACCAGCCGGAGCTGACGACCGCAATCCGGGACGCGATGGCCCAACAGAGCCCACCCCGACACCCGCCAGGCCCCCTCACGTCCGGGGACAGCCTGCGCACCGACCTCGAACTCGCCCGGCACGAGATCGCCGCGCTCCGCACCTCCGAACGCAAGCTCCGTGAGCGGCTGCAACGCACCCTCGGCAACGAAATCGAACAGATCGACCACTCCCAGCTGGCCGCTCGCATCGCCGACCTCGAGGCCCTCGTCGCCAACCTGCGTGTCGACAACGCGCAGCTACGCGAAACCAATACTCGGTTGGTCGAGCTGACCGACCAGCAACGCGACGACCTCGAGACCGCGAACATCCTGCTCCGCCGGTACATGAAAGAAGCCAGCCGCTCGCACCCATGA